A genome region from Euphorbia lathyris chromosome 4, ddEupLath1.1, whole genome shotgun sequence includes the following:
- the LOC136227627 gene encoding NADH dehydrogenase [ubiquinone] iron-sulfur protein 5-B, whose amino-acid sequence MASGWGISGNKGRCYDFWLDFSECMSRCRQPKDCGLLREDYLECLHHSKEFYRRNRIYKEEERQLRAAARKAEGGESIDSHHK is encoded by the exons ATGGCTTCTGGTTGGGGAATCAGTGGAAATAAAGGCAGATGCTATGATTTCTGGCTTGACTTCAGCGAATGTATGTCTCGTTGCAGACAGCCCAAGGATTGCGGTCTCCTCCGTGAAGACTACCTTGAGTGCCTCCACCACTCTAAAGAG TTTTATCGAAGAAATCGTATATACAAGGAGGAGGAGCGGCAGCTACGAGCAGCTGCTCGCAAGGCTGAGGGTGGAGAAAGTATTGACAGCCATCACAAATAG